The proteins below are encoded in one region of Cucurbita pepo subsp. pepo cultivar mu-cu-16 chromosome LG10, ASM280686v2, whole genome shotgun sequence:
- the LOC111804206 gene encoding transcription initiation factor TFIID subunit 8-like, with translation MSHGGGNITRENENPADRFRRAGGDDFGREVSKVAAAQICQSLGFQGSKESALDTLAEIVIVYLSDLGKMANFYSNLAGRTECNVFDIIRGLKDLGAPGSHQDAEVSRCLAGSRTIQEIFEYVNSVQEIPFAQPMAQFPIIKSSKVLPSFIQMRETPPSKHIPNWLPAFPDPHTYIYTPVWNKRMTDPRTDKIEQARQRRKAEKSLLSLQQQLVVNTDHLEEELPSLDSSTSHDTELQPRENTVSVVKSPLKHSDTVFDDSSSVLEAFAPAIEAVKGSGFYDDEEGEKKELPIVRPAVQFKFKTGKKLLGDSLDLIIQKKGTGRRGSLVGRDDERDDKKRRAEYILRQSVENPQELNQL, from the coding sequence ATGAGCCATGGAGGTGGGAACATTACGCGAGAGAATGAAAACCCGGCGGATCGTTTTAGGAGAGCTGGAGGTGATGATTTCGGGCGTGAGGTGTCGAAAGTTGCAGCAGCGCAGATATGCCAGAGTTTGGGATTCCAGGGATCGAAAGAGTCTGCTCTGGACACGCTTGCGGAAATTGTAATAGTATATCTTAGTGATTTGGGAAAGATGGCGAATTTCTATTCTAACTTAGCTGGTAGAACTGAGTGTAATGTGTTTGACATTATTAGAGGACTTAAAGATTTAGGAGCACCAGGGTCTCATCAAGATGCTGAGGTTAGCCGTTGTCTTGCAGGTTCACGTACAATTCAAGAAATTTTTGAGTATGTGAATTCGGTGCAAGAAATTCCATTTGCTCAGCCAATGGCGCAGTTTCCTATTATTAAGAGCAGCAAGGTACTGCCGAGTTTCATTCAGATGAGGGAAACACCTCCTAGCAAGCATATACCCAATTGGCTACCTGCTTTTCCTGATCCCCACACTTACATTTATACGCCGGTGTGGAATAAGAGGATGACGGACCCTCGCACTGACAAGATTGAGCAAGCAAGGCAGAGGAGAAAGGCAGAGAAGTCATTGTTAAGTCTGCAGCAGCAGTTGGTAGTTAATACTGACCATCTAGAGGAAGAATTACCTAGTTTGGATAGTAGCACATCCCATGATACAGAATTGCAACCGAGGGAAAACACCGTTTCTGTGGTCAAATCTCCTCTTAAACATTCAGACACTGTGTTTGATGATAGCAGTTCTGTGTTAGAGGCATTTGCTCCGGCCATAGAAGCTGTtaaagggagtggattttatgatgatgaagagGGTGAGAAGAAGGAACTTCCCATTGTTAGGCCTGCTGTTcagtttaagtttaaaactgGGAAGAAGCTTCTTGGTGATTCTTTGGATTTGATCATTCAAAAGAAAGGAACTGGTAGAAGAGGGTCCTTGGTTGGACGGGACGATGAAAGGGATGATAAGAAACGAAGAGCTGAATACATTCTTAGACAGTCTGTGGAGAATCCGCAAGAACTCAATCAGTTGTGA
- the LOC111803368 gene encoding thylakoid lumenal 15.0 kDa protein 2, chloroplastic-like, translating to MAFMHLHHRLPSPSLSFPGASPPVYRSSIFASSRFSPPSVSFPSHNLTGFTNCLLHLPPKSLSFALSWTLALGVALSGVGFADAKVGVNKPELLPKEFTSVIDVAGFLSDGQELRLKQEIADIEKDTGYKLRVLAQNYPVTPGLAIKDFWQVDDKTIVFVADPTFGNILNFNVGASVDLDIPRSFWSRLAGKYGNIFYWKEKGEEASIEAAVMAISNCLREPVGPNNCSEIK from the exons atgGCGTTTATGCATCTTCATCATCGCCTTCCATCTCCTTCGCTATCATTTCCGGGAGCTTCACCGCCGGTTTACAGATCATCAATCTTCGCATCATCTCGCTTCTCTCCGCCATCAGTTTCATTTCCGTCCCATAACTTAACTGGTTTCACCAACTGCCTTCTTCATCTCCCACCAAAATCTCTGAGTTTCGCGCTCTCTTGGACTCTTGCGCTCGGAGTAGCTCTCTCTG GAGTTGGATTTGCTGACGCCAAAGTTGGGGTTAACAAGCCAGAATTACTTCCCAAGGAGTTCACCTCTGTCATTGATGTCGCTGGGTTTCTATCTGATGGCCAG GAATTAAGGCTCAAACAAGAAATTGCTGACATTGAGAAGGATACTGGATATAAATTGCGAGTTTTGGCCCAAAATTATCCTGTGACGCCTG GGCTAGCGATCAAAGATTTTTGGCAAGTGGATGATAAAACAATCGTGTTTGTTGCTGATCCTACATTTG GTAACATATTGAACTTCAACGTTGGAGCGTCTGTCGATTTAGATATTCCAAGGAGCTTTTGGAGCCGTTTGGCTGGAAAGTACGGAAACATATTTTATTGGAAAGAGAAG GGTGAAGAGGCATCTATTGAAGCAGCTGTCATGGCGATATCTAATTGCTTGAGAGAACCAGTCGGGCCAAATAACTGTTCCGAGATAAAGTAA
- the LOC111803675 gene encoding uncharacterized protein LOC111803675: protein MEWFRHGPLRSFSAISDVRPQLDINLFLSLTWLYPKSRVHINICLPRQIVGTKGKYYYRLRNFILMKLRLFISMLQKSLSPLMSKEPKHDSFDEEFDAAVMVPKDVEEGHFVVFAADGDERKRFVINLKFLSNPAFLRLLELAKEEYGFQQKGALTVPCPPEELQKIVEERRKQKTGEWIASSVHIITGY, encoded by the coding sequence ATGGAATGGTTCAGACATGGCCCTCTCAGAAGCTTCAGTGCAATTTCTGATGTACGTCCCCAACTCGATATAAATCTTTTCCTAAGTCTCACTTGGCTCTATCCGAAGTCTCGAGTTCACATAAACATTTGTTTACCACGCCAAATCGTGGGAACAAAAGGGAAATATTACTACAGGCTTCGGAATTTCATCCTGATGAAGCTAAGGTTATTCATCTCTATGCTACAAAAGAGCCTTTCTCCACTGATGTCTAAAGAACCTAAACACGATAGTTTTGACGAAGAATTCGATGCAGCAGTTATGGTGCCGAAAGACGTGGAAGAAGGCCATTTTGTGGTATTTGCAGCGGATGGTGATGAGAGAAAGAGGTTTGTCATTAATTTGAAGTTCTTGTCTAACCCTGCATTCTTGAGGCTATTGGAGCTGGCAAAGGAAGAATATGGGTTCCAACAAAAGGGAGCTCTAACAGTCCCTTGTCCGCCTGAAGAACTACAGAAGATtgtagaagaaagaagaaaacagaaaactGGGGAATGGATTGCATCTAGTGTTCATATCATAACTGGCTACTAG
- the LOC111803991 gene encoding uncharacterized protein LOC111803991 has protein sequence MASSAALEGSIGPLIRNRSTRFLPCRNPHHKWSFIDAGSHSRFSVIHYSSFSPLHNSLPLRCRLLLSPPPLHLLLTSRLPHFRSPVTSMASTVSDQAGPETPQSNQAKTVRVVIKGRVQGVFYRDWTVENAKELGLKGWVRNRRDGSVEALFSGRPESVTEMEQRCRRGPPTAMVTGFQVFPSSDDPGPGFERLRTA, from the exons atggcATCTTCGGCAGCTTTAGAAGGATCAATCGGTCCACTGATTCGTAATCGCTCTACCAGATTCCTTCCATGTCGGAACCCTCACCATAAATGGAGCTTCATCGATGCTGGTTCTCATTCTCGATTCTCCGTTATCCATTATTCTAGCTTTTCTCCTCTTCATAATTCTCTTCCGCTTCGCTgtcgtcttcttctttctcctcctcctcttcatcttctgcTCACATCTCGTTTACCTCATTTTCGATCTCCTGTGACATCAATGGCCTCCACAGTTTCTGATCAGGCTGGTCCGGAGACTCCTCAGTCCAATCAGGCAAAAACG GTTAGGGTTGTGATTAAGGGTAGGGTTCAGGGAGTGTTCTATCGGGACTGGACGGTGGAGAATGCTAAGGAGTTAGGGTTGAAGGGATGGGTGCGGAATCGTAGGGATGGATCCGTGGAGGCTCTTTTTTCCGGCCGCCCTGAGTCGGTGACGGAAATGGAGCAACGGTGCCGCCGTGGTCCGCCGACGGCGATGGTCACCGGTTTTCAGGTTTTTCCTAGCTCCGATGACCCCGGGCCTGGGTTTGAGCGCTTACGGACCGCGTGA
- the LOC111804511 gene encoding heavy metal-associated isoprenylated plant protein 6-like has translation MGEKVEGAKNDGEKKAGDAGQKKDDGVVTAVFKIDMHCDGCAKKVKRAVKHLDGVSDVKADSSSNKLTVTGKVDPAVIKAKLEQKTKKKTEIVSPQPKKDGGGDKKPDEKAATKPDEKAEKKTEEKGEKKADEKSDKKTDEKTEKKAEEKKPEEKKAEEKKADDKKAKESTAVLKMRLHCEGCIQKIRKALIKSKGVNEITVDALKDLITVKGTIEGKDLAGYLKDKFKRSVEVVPPKKDEPAAAPAAAGGDKKEKEAGGGGGDKKENDGKAASSGGDGGGTKMEVSKLEYSGSSYPPSTFYYDAPVHSQYSYAMEAQPSYPPVHSQYSYAMEAQPTYSPVHSFANSSGYYANQNYAQQGYAIPMYDHSHAPQMFSDENPNACSVM, from the exons ATGGGTGAG AAAGTTGAAGGTGCTAAAAATGACGGAGAGAAGAAGGCCGGCGATGCCGGTCAGAAGAAAGACGACGGTGTAGTCACTGCCGTTTTTAAGATCGATATGCATTGTGACGGTTGTGCTAAGAAAGTGAAACGAGCTGTGAAGCATTTGGATG GTGTGAGTGACGTGAAAGCGGACTCTTCATCCAATAAACTCACCGTAACCGGTAAAGTAGATCCTGCCGTAATCAAAGCAAAGCTGGAGCAAAAGACCAAAAAGAAGACTGAAATCGTTTCTCCTCAGCCTAAGAAAGATGGCGGTGGTGATAAGAAGCCCGACGAAAAGGCTGCGACGAAGCCTGACGAAAAGGCTGAGAAGAAGACcgaagaaaaaggagagaagaaagccgaCGAAAAGTCAGATAAGAAGACCGACGAGAAAACCGAGAAGAAGGCCGAAGAAAAGAAGCCTGAAGAAAAGAAGgccgaagaaaaaaaagcagaCGACAAAAAGGCAAAAGAG AGCACTGCGGTTTTGAAGATGCGATTGCACTGCGAAGGTTGCATTCAAAAGATTAGGAAGGCACTCATCAAATCCAAAG GAGTCAATGAGATTACAGTAGACGCTCTGAAGGATCTGATAACAGTGAAAGGCACCATAGAAGGAAAAGATCTCGCAGGCTACCTCAAAGACAAGTTCAAGAGGTCCGTTGAAGTAGTTCCTCCCAAGAAAGATGAACCCGCCGCCGCTCCCGCTGCCGCTGGAGGcgacaagaaagaaaaagaagccggaggaggtggtggcgacaagaaagaaaacgacGGAAAAGCCGCCTCCAGCGGTGGAGACGGTGGTGGCACAAAAATGGAGGTGAGCAAGTTGGAGTACAGCGGTTCATCCTATCCGCCTTCAACATTCTATTACGACGCTCCAGTTCATTCTCAGTACAGTTACGCCATGGAAGCTCAACCAAGCTACCCTCCAGTTCATTCTCAGTACAGTTACGCCATGGAAGCTCAGCCGACCTACTCTCCAGTCCACAGCTTCGCAAATTCCAGCGGCTATTACGCAAATCAAAATTACGCACAACAAGGTTACGCCATTCCGATGTACGATCACTCTCACGCGCCTCAGATGTTCAGCGACGAGAATCCAAATGCTTGTTCTGTCATGTGA
- the LOC111803274 gene encoding S-adenosylmethionine synthase 3 produces the protein MDTFLFTSESVNEGHPDKICDQVSDAILDACLEQDPESKVACETCTKTNMVMVFGEITTKANVNYEKIVRDTCRGIGFVSADVGLDADNCKVLVNIEQQSPDIAQGVHGHLTKKPEEIGAGDQGHMFGYATDETQELMPLTHVLATKLGAKLTEVRKNQTCPWLRPDGKTQVTVEYKNDNGAMVPVRVHTVLISTQHDETVSNEKIATDLKEHVIKPVIPAKYLDDKTIFHLNPSGRFVIGGPHGDAGLTGRKIIIDTYGGWGAHGGGAFSGKDPTKVDRSGAYIVRQAAKSVVASGLARRCIVQVSYAIGVAEPLSVFVDTYKTGKIPDKDILVLIKENFDFRPGMIAINLDLKRGGKFRYQKTAAYGHFGREDTDFTWETVKLLKPKA, from the coding sequence ATGGATACCTTCCTCTTCACTTCTGAGTCTGTCAATGAGGGCCATCCCGACAAGATCTGCGACCAAGTTTCCGATGCTATTCTTGATGCGTGTCTTGAACAAGATCCCGAGAGCAAGGTTGCTTGTGAGACCTGCACCAAAACCAACATGGTCATGGTGTTTGGTGAAATCACAACCAAGGCCAACGTCAACTATGAGAAAATAGTTAGAGATACTTGCAGGGGAATCGGATTCGTCTCGGCCGATGTCGGTCTCGATGCTGACAACTGCAAGGTACTTGTGAATATTGAACAACAAAGCCCTGACATAGCACAAGGTGTCCATGGACACTTGACCAAGAAACCTGAGGAAATTGGAGCTGGCGATCAAGGCCACATGTTTGGTTATGCTACAGATGAAACCCAAGAGCTCATGCCACTCACTCATGTCCTTGCTACCAAACTTGGTGCCAAGCTCACTGAGGTCAGGAAGAACCAAACCTGCCCATGGCTTCGACCTGACGGTAAGACTCAAGTGACCGTTGAGTACAAGAATGACAATGGAGCCATGGTCCCCGTTAGGGTCCATACTGTTCTGATATCCACCCAACATGATGAAACTGTATCAAACGAAAAGATTGCTACTGATCTGAAAGAGCATGTCATAAAACCAGTGATACCTGCTAAGTATCTCGATGACAAGACTATCTTCCATCTCAACCCATCTGGTCGTTTTGTCATTGGAGGACCTCATGGTGATGCAGGGCTAACAGGAAGGAAGATCATCATTGATACCTATGGAGGGTGGGGTGCTCATGGTGGTGGTGCATTCTCAGGGAAGGATCCAACCAAGGTAGACAGAAGTGGTGCCTATATTGTTAGGCAAGCAGCAAAGAGTGTCGTGGCTTCGGGACTTGCTCGTCGCTGTATCGTGCAGGTTTCTTATGCAATAGGAGTAGCAGAACCTCTGTCAGTGTTTGTAGACACCTACAAAACAGGAAAGATCCCTGATAAAGATATCTTAGTCCTCATTAAGGAAAATTTTGACTTTAGGCCTGGAATGATTGCAATCAATCTTGACTTGAAGAGAGGAGGGAAGTTTAGGTACCAGAAGACGGCTGCTTATGGTCATTTTGGCCGTGAGGACACAGATTTCACTTGGGAAACTGTAAAGCTCCTCAAACCAAAAGCCTAA
- the LOC111803268 gene encoding uncharacterized protein LOC111803268: MATLTGASFSSSSYMCLTNVLPPFSSTSFPILLPNFSKVPRDSSFSLASPVTGRRKVRFNPSFARDREFGDLVEMRETTETTETTETRLYSLAPFPLLFVAALPGAGTVRSLFGPFVELVKSWNLPEWLVHWGHPGNMAVVLFAMGGYGTYLGFRIRYSNDVEEKANAKDLHPKLLGGMFFFFALGATGGITSLLTSDKPIFESPHAVTGFIGLALLTLQSLLPSLFEDNPGLRNIHGILGSGIMTLFLIHAALGLQLGLSS; this comes from the exons ATGGCTACGCTAACTGgagcttctttttcttcttcttcttacatGTGCTTGACCAATGTATTACCCCCATTCTCTTCCACTTCATTCCCCATTTTGTTGCCAAATTTTTCCAAGGTCCCTCGcgattcttctttctctttggcTTCCCCTGTGACTGGAAGGAGAAAGGTTCGGTTCAATCCCTCTTTTGCTCGGGACCGCGAGTTCGGCGATTTGGTGGAAATGAGGGAGACGACGGAGACGACGGAGACGACGGAGACGCGTTTGTACTCTCTCGCGCCTTTTCCTTTACTGTTCGTCGCTGCTCTTCCTGGAG CGGGAACTGTGAGGTCTCTCTTTGGTCCTTTTGTTGAGCTTGTTAAATCTTGGAATCTTCCTGAATGGTTGGTACATTGGGGTCATCCAGGCAACATG GCTGTTGTGCTCTTCGCCATGGGTGGCTATGGAACATATTTAGGTTTCCGAATCCGTTACTCTAACGATGTG GAGGAGAAAGCCAATGCCAAAGACTTGCATCCAAAGCTTCTTGGTGGaatgttcttcttttttgctCTTGGAGCAACAGGTGGAATCACTTCTCTACTTACATCAGACAAACCTATATTTGAGAG TCCACATGCTGTAACGGGATTCATCGGCCTCGCGCTCTTGACTTTACAATCTCTTCTGCCTTCACTTTTTGAG GATAATCCTGGGCTGAGGAATATTCATGGTATTTTGGGTAGTGGAATCATGACACTGTTTCTCATCCATGCTGCACTTGGACTTCAACTTGGCCTCAGTTCCTAA